The sequence GCTAAAGGGAGAATGGTTACCGTGATCTCATATGGAGAGCACGAAGATACGCTCCTAATAGTGAATCTGAAAGCGCTATACAACAGCACAACACTATATAATGAGCCGATTGGAATCTACCTCATGAGTGGGAGAGTAATTAGAGGAGCGGATCTCTTGACTGAGGTTTCGACGGCTCTCTCCAAGTGTATTGGGGCGGCTGAAGGGGGCAACCCAGGCCTACCGCTCAACCTAAAAGCCCTAATTGCCTCCCGGATCAGGGGCTCCCTCAGCAGCGTTCTATCCCCGCTGACCATCTATAGGGATGGGCTTGTTAGGAGCGGCCTTAGAGATCAGGACAGCTGGGCTGATGAGCATGAATTCGCCTTCGAGATCACAGAGCCCTTTGGATGCATAAGATT is a genomic window of Candidatus Bathyarchaeia archaeon containing:
- a CDS encoding helicase → MLKEKKERKAFRRVTEYKAIQAFIREGRGGLERLVERILAAKREIEKELRSKSVLYMPKTREEAERAPGALGFSSPSKLIESFKSLVKSAAPILGITVDESGEGTIRAAKGLEMPKALTTLDDFFGIFHAKGRMVTVISYGEHEDTLLIVNLKALYNSTTLYNEPIGIYLMSGRVIRGADLLTEVSTALSKCIGAAEGGNPGLPLNLKALIASRIRGSLSSVLSPLTIYRDGLVRSGLRDQDSWADEHEFAFEITEPFGCIR